The genomic segment ATTTATGCCAATATCTGGATTAGATATCTAGGAAACTAAAGgaaacaaaagaacaaaaatgaacACACATACGAAATAGGGTAATTTACACATCATCCCCTGTAAATTCATAGATTGATACATTACATTTCGAAATATTCATATAACCTCATCCCTTGGTTTCATGTAAACTGAACAATGTTCATTAAATACTAGTACTACCCTCTGAGTAGTAAATTGAACAACTGCCAAACTACtttatgtaaaattataggAGAATTATGTAGGTAAATACAAAAACAACAAGGGTAAAATGGATATTCATACAAATTATAAGGGATTAAGTGAATGTTACGATTCAATTACATGCACTTTTAGAGTGCGTTTGATTCAATCGTTGTAATTGTTGGTGCATGTTATACAAGCCACAGGGAATTATCTGTAATTTACCCTATTAAATATATTCAGTAAATCaacattgaaataaaaaatggtAATGTGGCATACATGATAGTTTAGCTTAGTAGTAAAgttttttatttctctttttttacaATGAAACGAAAGTGGAAATTTGGCATACAAGATAGTTTAGGTTAGtagtaaagtttttttttttttttattggtgcAAGTGAGGTCCAATACTCCATGGTTCATGTTTTGAAAGACATTTCGTTTTTAGTAAAAAATTATTGAACCACTAGGAACACCAAAAACAGTCAAATCACCTCCGGTTCTTCAAAATCCGTGTCTGGTTGATCGGATTCACCTGTGTGGTTGCAGAAATAAGCCAATGCAGACTAAGCCCGATCTACTGTGGCTCACAAATTCATCACTGGGCTGGACATATGAAGTTGCTGTTAATGTTGTATTCAATTAATTCAAGTTACTCCTTCCATAttactactatttttttttttggtctcccAATTCTTCTTCACTCGATATATAAAAATAGCCTTGCATCTTAAACCCATAGACCAGAAAATGGTAACCAATAAATTCATAAAGTATATGCCTTCGTCACAAGTTTTGCAATATGTATTTTATTCTCAATTTATTCTTGAACTAGTACTCCCTGCTCATTCTCAACTCTGAGAAGAAAATTATCCTGTCATAGATGTTGAGGGATCTCTTGTACCTATGAAAGAAACAGGATAAcaaaaaattcttaaatacaCTAACGTTTAGGCGAATGTCGTGCATGACTATCCTTTAGTTTATGTATGTGTGGggatattgatatatttatttggttattAAATACACTGCTTTAGCCTCAAGTTCAACTTTTAAATTCTTTATTTTACTACCAAGTCTTTGGTGAGTAATTAAGTGGGAAGTACTAGGTTTCAAGTTTCAACATTAAAAGCATTGAACGACTTGTGGGTTTTCTATCCATGGATATGGATTTAGTAATTGAGTCGAACCTTATTAAATCTTATGTGTCACTCATATTTCATTCCTTGGTTGtttgtattattatttttttcgaCAACGAAATCAATTATATAACATATTTTATCCTAATCTATAGGAGAGGGGGAATCTAAGGAAGCTTGTGTATAGGGACTAATAGATATGCAGATCTGATTAAATCAAGAGAATGTTATAGTACCacctctaaatttttttttttactacaagTGGGGTTTAGACCCCCACTTACAGTACAAAGAGGGACTTAGAGGGTAACCGAGCTCAGCTCAGTGGTTCTTTGGTTGTTAACCACTCGGTTGTTTGTATTAAATGGTTATATTTCGTGATTTCTCAAGAATTGACGGTTCAATGCCCGGATCCCAACACAAATAATCCCTGTAATTTGTCAGATGAAGAAAGTGGGAGATAGAAAATAAAAGCAATGCATGATTGAGGGTACAGAAAAAATTCTTCCGGTGCAAAAAGTCATGTTCATATTGACAAGACCAAAAAAGACTAAAAAAGCTCTCTCTATCATGAGAgtccctttctctctctagtAGAGAACCTCTCCCCCCTAGTGGGTGTTTAAACAGCTTTAAAGTCTAAAATTCAAATTTCCCGTACTTTTTCAGTATCTAATTTCTTCACATTGAGAGCCATAAAATCAAACGATCTGTTAGCTGTGATTAGCAACGAATAACCTTCAGGATTTAATCACATTGAATCTGGATTTGATCTGCAGTAGTTGAGCTTCTTCCTCATCTGAGTTGTTCAGCTGGATCAGTTTGTTAACTCAGCTGATCTCATAACTCGCGTTGAATTAATTGTGTCCGATCTCATAGCCTAGTAGTTTCCTTGCTTACTCTAGTCGTTGTATCTTTCTGATTTCAGTAAAATTCCTTgtttgagtttgtctttttcAAATCCGAGTGGTCTGTCTCTGTTTTCCGTTTGTTTTGGTCTTCTGCTAACTGTTCTTTCTGGTTTCCTAGTTCTCATCTTGGAGCTGGAGAGCTGAAGCTCATTGTTTTGTGATTATCGAGGAGATTCTCTGAGTATTGCTTCAATGGCTGAGGAGCTGGAGGAAGTGCACAAGAAGTTTAATCTGTCTGATAAGGAGGCGGCAGGGATTCAAATTGAAGGGGATGATGCTTTCCAGGGAGTGGAGGAATGTCAGCTGAGCATTATTGGCAAAGTAATTGGAGATAAAGTGGCTAATGTTACAGGTATTAAGAGATTTTCCAGTAATGTGTGGATTTTTGCCAAAAATGTGAAGGTTGTAGAAATAGGTgtgaatttgtttcagtttatTTTCATGAATCAATATGATATGGATAGAGTTTTAAATGGGAGGCCATGGGTATATGATAATTTACCTCTGGTAGTGATTCCTTGGAAGGAGGGGGTTGAAATGGATGCCAAGGCTTTTAGTCAAGCATGGATTTGGGTGCAGGTTTGGAATCTCCCAATCCATTGGATAACTAAGGAAGTTGGGCGTAAGATTGGTGGAGTTTTTCTTTCTGTTAAGGAGGTCATCATTCCTAATAGTGGGGGAAAAGATGGTAAACATCTGAAAATCTTAGTGGAAATTGATATTGAGCAACCTTTGTTAAGGGGAACCACGGTTAGGATGAATGGGGTAATGAAATGGATTGAGTTTAGGTATGAGAAGTGTCCTGATTTCTGCTATTGTTGTGGGAAATTGGGGCATAATGAGAAAAATTGTAACATGAAAGGGAATTATCTGGAAAAGGAAACTCAATTTGGAGCTTGGATGAGAGCTAGTAATGCTAGAAGTCCAAAAAAACATAATCAAACATATGCTAAGTATAATGAGGGTGTTGAGGAGGTATCTAGGAATAATGGTAAGGGGAATGTGGTTAACAACTTATTCTTGGCATGGGGGGGAAGTGATACCAGTTGGCATGGGCAGAAGGGAGGGGGAGGGATAGCAACATGAGGAGTAGTTGCATCCTTTTAAAGGACACCTTGGGTGAACAGAAGAGTGGTGGCAGTGTGGGGTATGAGGAAGGGAAAGGTGTGGTGGAAAAGGTAGTGGAAAAAGAGTCCAATACTAACCTGAATAAGGAAGGAGAGAATTCTGGATtgaagggagagggagagggggagCTGAGTTCTGGTGAGGGGACCAGGGGGCAGTTGGGAAAGGTGGAGGATGATACAATGTGGATTGATGGGGGGCAGGAGGAGATAAGGGGGGGTAAGGGTAGGGGGAGAGAGGAGGGAAAGGGGAAAGGAGCTGGAAAGTATAGGGGAAGTAGGGGCTGGAGGAGGTTGGTGCAGGAAGTGGGGAGGAGAGTGCCTTTGGGGGATAAGAATTATAGAATGGATATAGAGATGGATTCTGGTAAGAGGAAACAGGGAGAAATGGTTGGGAAGGAGAATTGTGGGGAGCTAGGGATTGGAGTACAGAAAAAATTGAAGGGGATAGCAGGGGGAGTTGGTAGGGAGGACCTTCTGAAGGTGGTGGAGTCCAACCTTAATGGGGCTCCCAGCCCTCAATGAGAGCTGTGGTGTGGAACTGTCGAGGTGctgggagccccttgacagtttCCCAAATGGAGGAGGTTGTGAGACTCCACTCCCCTGAGATTATTTTTCTAGcagaaactaaaaataaaaaagctgTTATGAATAAGATTAAGAGGAGGTTGAAATATGATAGTCTGTTTGTGGTTGACCCAATTGATATGGCTGGAGGTTTGTCTGTATTTTGGAGGAAGGAGATAGTAGTTAGAAGAGTTCTGTTCACTGAGTTCACTATAGAACTTAATGTGGCGGGGAACGAGGCAGATTGGTGGTTTATTGGGGTCTATGCTAGTAGTATAGATTTAGTGAGAGCACAGCAGTGGAAAATTATAGAAAAGAGATCTGCTATTTGGGGTTCTAATTGGATCCTGGCAGGAGATATGAATGATATATTGTCTAGTGAAGAGAAATGGGGTGGGAGACTGAGAAGTGAGAGTAGCTTTAGAGTGTTTAGGAATTTTGTTAATGACAACCAGTTGATTGATATTGGCTTTGAGGGAATCCCCTGGACCTGGTGTAACAATTGGGATGAGGATGGGGAGGTTAAGGAAAGGTTAGATAGAGTTCTGTGTAGTTGGGATTGGAGAAGGGAACATGACAAAGTTAAGTGTGTGCACCTGCATAATGAGGCTTCGGATCATTGTATATTGCTACTAGATACTGAGCCAAAATCTAGGAAATGGAAAAAGAGATTTTACTTTGATAAGAATTGGGTGCAACACAAGGAAGTTAAGGGTATTATTACTACAGCTTGGGGGAAACAGCAGGTGGGGTCAAGAGGTTTTAGGCttcaacagaaaattaaagagTGTAGGATGGCATTGTTAAATTGGAGGAGGCAATACAATGTTAATGCTAAATCACAGGTTTGTAGGATTAAGAAGGAGATAGCAGAGGTTAGTATGGGACAGCAAGTTGATAAAAAGGGAAGATTGAGTACCCTGAAAAAACAACTTACTGAGGCTTATAGGAAGGAAGAGGCTTACTGGGGGCAAAAAGCCAGAGTACAATGGCTAAAGGAGGGGGATAGGAATACTAGGTATTTTCATTCTGTGGTAAAGGGTAGAAGAAAGAGGAACAGGATATCTACTCTTCAGAAGGATGATGGTACTTGGTGTGTTTCTGGGGAGGAGGTTGAAGGGGAAATTAGTGAATATTTTGAGAAACTCTTCACTTCCAGTAATCCAAGGCAGTTTGATGCAATACTCAGGGGTATTCCTCAGGTAATTATAGATCAGATGAACAGGAAGCTCACCAAACCAGTCTCTGAGATGGAAGTCAGGAAAGCAGTTTTTTCTTTACACCCCAATAAGGCCCCTGGACCTGATGGTATGACTCCCTTTTTCTTTCAGCATTTTTGGGATGTATTGAAAAATGATCTTATTGCTGCCATCTCTAGTTTCTTCCATTCTGGTCAATTACTGCAAGCTATTAATGAAACTATTATCACGTTAATACCCACAGTTGAATTTCCTATATCTGTGTCTCAATATAGGCCTATTAGTCTGTGTAATGTCGTGTGCAGAATTATCTCTAAGATTCTTGTTAACAGGCTTAAACCCTTTCTGCACCATTGCATTAGTAGTAATCAGTCTGCTTTTATTCCTGGCAGACAAATCATAGATAACATTGTGGTTGCTCATGAAAGTATTCATTGTTTAAATCACAGAAGAACAGGATCTAATGAGTTTATGGCTCTTAAATTAGATATGACTAAAGCCTATGACAGAGTTGAGTGGCCTTTTGTTGTTAAGATGATggaaaaaatgagattttgtcAGACTTGGATAAGCTGGATTTTCAAATGTATGTCGTCTGTTGGGTTTTCTTTTAATGTGAATGGTGAAAGGAAAGGCTGGGTTAGGCCTTCAAGAGGGATAAGGCAAGGGGATCCACTATCCCCATACCTGTTCTTATTAGTATCTGAGGGTCTGTCTAGTCTGTTGAAACATGTTTTGGATGATCATTGTCTGACTGGACTAAAGTTGCCAAAGACAGTCCTGCTATTTCTCATTTGTTTTTTGCAGATGACACCCTCATTTTCTGTAGGGCCAGTATAGGAGAGGCTAAACAGGTGATGAAAATCTTGGAGATGTATGAAGCAGCTTCAGGACAGAAGATTAATTTAGATAAATCTTCTGTGTTTTTCAGTAAAAACACTAGGATGAGTAATAAGGCAGAAATCCTTAGGATACTAGGAGGGATGAAACAGGTGGATCAGAGCAAGTATCTTGGGTTACCTATGGTGATTGGGAGATCTAAAAATCAGGTTTTCAGCTATATCAAGGAAAGAGTGTTGGGGAAGCTTAAGGGGTGGAAAGAAAAACTGTTGAGTCAGGCTGGGAAGGAAGTGTTATTGAAATCTGTGATATTAGCAATGCCTGCCTATGCTATGTATTGCTGTAGGTTGCCTAAGAGCTTGTGTCAGGATATAAGTAGACAAATGGCCTGCTTTTGGTGGGGGGAGAGTGAAGGGAAGAGGAAGACTCATTGGGTAGGATGGGAGAAGCTAACTGCTGTCAAAGGGAGGGGTGGCTTGGGCTTTAGGGATTTGCAGGATTTTAATAGTGCTATGTTGGCTAAGATGTTATGGAGGATTCTGACACAACCTAATTTGTTGATGAGTAAGGTATTAAAGGGAAAATACTTCAAAGGGGAATCTGTTTGGAAAACACAGATAAGGGCAGGTGATTCTTGGATCTGGAAGAGCATAATGAGTGCAAGGGGGGTGTTGGAAAGAGGAGCCAGGAAAAGAATAAGGgatgacaaaacagtggatATTTGGAAGGACAGGTGGATACCAGGTGGAGGAACGGGCATGGTGTATACTCAAAGGCCTGCAGGGTGTCATGTCCAGAAGGTACATGAGCTGATCCAGAATGGGAAGTGGAATAGAGCTGTAATGGAGTCTTTGCTAAGTGAGGAGGACTGCAGGAGGATAGAAGGAACTCCAATTAGTCTATGTGCTGGAAAGGACAAGTTGGTGTGGCCACTTACCAAATCTGGTCAGTATTCTGTCAGAACTGGATATATGCTGGCTAGAGATATGAGGGGGGAATTGAGAAGGAAGGATCAACATGAGGCTAGCAATAGCAGGAATGAACACAACTCTAAAGCCTGGAGGATGCTATGGGGGTTAGACATCAAACATAAACTGAAGCATTTTATCTGGAAATGTTTGCATGGTGTCTTGCCAGTCAACGAGGTGATCAGAAGGAGAATTGGTCAGGGTGTGGATAAATGCAGGTGTTGTGGGGAGTTGACAGAAACTTTGGAACAcatgtttttcttttgtaggCATGCTGAGGATATATGGAAGGCAGCTCCAATTGATTGGGATGGGTTAAGAGAGTATAGGCACAGCTTTTGGCTTTGGTGGAATAGTTTGATGGAAGCAAATGACAGAGTGGAAGGAAGAAACCACATTGCTTTGACAATGAATATACTTTGGCAGATATGGAAATCAAGAAATCAGGTGCAGTTTGAGGAAAGGAGTAACTGCCCTGGGAGAATAACGAGTAAAGCTGTGCAGGAGTGGGCTGAGTATTCAGATGTTAGGAAGGGGATGGCTAATGTTGAGGAAAGGAAGAAGGAACAGGTAGCTGGGGTAAGTAGTTGGCTCCCACCCCCTCAGGGCTGTATTAAACTAAACACTGATGCAGCCTTGGTGTTAAAAGATAGAAGAATTGGCTGGGGAGTAGTGGCCAGGAAGGAAGATGGAGAGGTTATAGGAGCTTGGGCAGGTGGTGAAAGCAGGAACGGAATCCCAGCAGTGGAGGAGGCTTTTGCTATCAAAAAAGCTGTGATTAAGGCTAGACTGTGTGGCTGGAACAAGGTTGAGATACAATCTGATTGGAAACTGATGGTGGACAAGCTTAGGGAGAGAAATGTGGATGATCCAGTCACGGGGACCATATTAAGTGATGTCTTGATTTTAAGTCATGGTTTTGATGTTTGCCATTTCTCTTTTGTCAAAAGAGTAGGCAATCGTGTGTCTCATAAGTTGGCGAAATTTGCCACACGCTTGCAGGATGAAATTAGTTGAAAGGATTCCTTTCCAATTTGGCTTACTAGTTTAGCCAAGAATGATGTAAGAGCAGTTGCTCCAACTctgtaatttctgttttggttaTAAAATTTGCtatcgtttggaaaaaa from the Coffea arabica cultivar ET-39 chromosome 11e, Coffea Arabica ET-39 HiFi, whole genome shotgun sequence genome contains:
- the LOC140021367 gene encoding uncharacterized protein, which produces MAEELEEVHKKFNLSDKEAAGIQIEGDDAFQGVEECQLSIIGKVIGDKVANVTGIKRFSSNVWIFAKNVKVVEIGVNLFQFIFMNQYDMDRVLNGRPWVYDNLPLVVIPWKEGVEMDAKAFSQAWIWVQVWNLPIHWITKEVGRKIGGVFLSVKEVIIPNSGGKDGKHLKILVEIDIEQPLLRGTTVRMNGVMKWIEFRYEKCPDFCYCCGKLGHNEKNCNMKGNYLEKETQFGAWMRASNARSPKKHNQTYAKYNEGVEEVSRNNGKGNVVNNLFLAWGGSDTSWHGQKGGGGIAT